Sequence from the Scomber scombrus chromosome 1, fScoSco1.1, whole genome shotgun sequence genome:
TTTGCGCAACAACCAGCTGAAGCTCATTCAGCTGGGGGTGTTCACAGGCCTGACCAACCTCACCCAGCTGGATATTAGTGAGAACAAAATTGTAATTCTGCTCGATTACATGTTCCAGGAGCTATATAACCTGAGGGCTCTAGAGGTTGGTGACAATGACCTAGTATTCATATCACCACGATCGTTTCATGGCCTCAGCAACCTTGAAAGTCTCAACATTGAGGGATGCAATCTGGCCTCAGTGCCCACTGATGCCCTTAGCCATCTGCATAACCTATTGTCACTTCGATTACGCTACCTGAACGTCACTGTCATACGGGATTATTCCTTTAAGAGACTGTATAGGCTGAGAGTACTGGAGATTTCTCATATGCCTGCCCTGGATACCATGACCCAAAATTGCTTGTTTGGACTCAACCTCACATCATTGTCGATCACAAACTGTAATCTTACTGTTATCCCCTACCGAGCCATTAGTCACCTAAGATATCTTCGCTTTCTGAACCTGTCTTTCAATCCCATTCATACTGTGGAAGGAAACCAACTGCACAATCTACAGAAGCTCCAGGCTTTTCACCTGGCTGGTGGGAGATTAGCTGCCATTGAGCCCTACTCTTTCCGAGGACTCAATCACCTTCGTATTCTCAATGTATCCAGCAATAGCTTGAGCACCCTGGAAGAGTCCGTCTTCCACTCAGTGGGAAATCTGGAGACCCTGGCTTTATATGACAACCCTTTGGCCTGTGACTGTCGCTTGCTATGGGTCTTCCGCCGGCGGTGGAGGCTCAACTTCAACAGACAGCAGCCCATATGTGCTTCACCTGAAGTTGTGCAAGGAAAGGAGTTCAAGGACTTCCCAGACATCCTCCCCTCTAACTATTTCAACTGCCAGAAGTCAAAGATTGTGAATAACAAGGTTCAAGAAAGCCATGTGGATGAAGGGACTACGGTCCATTTTGCTTGCCAAGCTGAGGGTGATCCAGTCCCAGTGATCATGTGGCTTTCTCCTAAGAAGGAATACATTACTACCAAAACAGTGGGGTCAAGACTTTCTGTGTCTAATGAGGGCACATTGGAGGTGCGTTACGCCCAAATCCAGGATAATGGTTCCTATTGGTGCATTGCAAGCAATGCAGCAGGCAATGACACCAAAGCTGCTCACCTTTTTGTGCATAGCTATTCCCCCAATTGGCCCCATCAGCCAAACAAGACATTTGCCTTCATTTCCAACCAGCCCAGCGATGAAGGTGCTAATGTGACCCGGGCCACAGTTCCCTTTCCATTTGATGTAAAGACACTTATTATTGCGACCACCATGGGATTTATCTCTTTCCTCGGAGTTGTTCTCTTCTGTCTTGTAATTCTGTTCCTCTGGAGTAGAGGGAAAGACAGTGCTAAGTCAAGTATAGAGGTTGAATATGTGCCACGtaaagaggaaacagaggagCCCAGTCCAAATGAGGCACCCGTACAATTCAACATGAAAATCATGTGAACCTCAAAAATGAGGTCATGTAAGCTTACAAACTGCAGTCGGGATGCATACTATCCTCGCTTCAAATATGTACTCAGTTTATGAGCGATAGAAATTGCACAGCAGCGAACGCATCTTGACACTATAcccttgactttttttttacatcgaAAAACTGAATCGTTAAAGGCAAATGTTGAATTTCAaattttttctgtaaatgtgtATTGGCAATATTCAATTGGTATGTTAACATGCACACAATAACTTAATAACTGTGTTTAACCACATTAAGGTAATAGTTGGAGTAAAGCACATGCTTCACATTACAGTGATTTCCCTATaactattatttaaataatagcTTGGCTGCAGTCAGGAATAATACTTGTATCAGCTCAAAATTGTCAGCACAATTGAGGATCTCGTTGCTGTTTACTGATTTACAAAGCACAATAGCCAACAATTAGACACAGGCCCTATTACTTGAAATGTTAGCTCAAAGCAGTTTCTCCATTTTCTTTTATCCCATCATAAGCAATTTACAAAAATGATGGAACAttggtgacatttttgaaaaagaaaaatagcaaaagagacaaagtcacattttgagagaaacaATAACTATAAAACATGTAATTCCAAGGAACAAGTcataatattttttaagatagttatattttgagagaaaaaaatcacattataagaataaagtaataattttgaaagtgtataataataataaaatataataataataataataaaatgtatgctgtataaaatgtaatgagAGTTGTAATATCAccagaacatttttaacaaaacactttagaaactttgagaaaaaatatgaaaatgaagcTTCAGTATTAAGAGTTAGTTGGTGAATTGGAGACAGAAGACTCAGTGCACCTCACATGTCATTGAGCGGTGGCCTTTAACTATTTCCCAACATTATTAAATTGTGTTGACATTTTCTCTGCGTGCTTTGAAACTGCCCTCTGGAGGAATATGTTCAAAAGTTTCAAACAGTAGCTTCTGTACTCCAGCACAGACAAGCAATTTTGAGAATTGGATTATGCTTACCCTGATTTCAATTTTATTGAGTTTATCAGTTACCATAATTGGACTATCTCCTTAATCTGGTTACAATCAAATTAAGAGTGTGCAAACTGTGCATGTTAACACACTGAGTAAGAAACTTAAGATAGTCTTACAATATGTGCTCCTTTATGCCAACAAAAAGAAGTTTGTCATTAAATGTATTGACATGTTCAGCTatacatatttttctgtattttattatttccttgTACATTATGCTATTGCACAATAGTAATGCTTTTAATGGCTGTGAGTTTTGAACATATTACAAACTAAAGAGCAGATAAAATATTCAGTAAAAACGTTTTTGATGCAACCAAACCAAAAGAGAGACGGGTGTTATTGCTCAGAGTTTGTAAGAATACCCtcgaaaatgatcaaattaacaGTTTATTATCAAGTGTAACATGGTTAATTTGTTTACCCATTTGGCAGCTCAATGAGCATAAACACTTTGTCAAAGTCCTGAGAATATTGTCACTGGTGcatcttaaaaaaaaggtgacattattaatttttaagagttttaagCCTCATAAGGATTTTATGTTGTGTAATTAATTTCAGTCAAGGTCTGCTCCGAAGATAATGTGTTCATCAACTCTTAAAATACTTGTTTAAAAAGGGATGGGCAGGTGGAAAttctattaaaataaagaacattttatacgACGGGTGCTTATTTTATTCTAGTCTactataaaaatgaatgtaaagacacattttaatctctAAGGAGGGAGGCTAAGGCGTACAGTGAAGTAGGAACAACCCTTAAATTAATCATCTCCATGCAGTGTTTTAATATCAGTCCTTCCCAATAATGTGGTtctaaaaaataatgtcataGCTCTCACATATCCATAATGTGCACGTGTTAATTGTGCACTATAAACTACAATAGTATGCCAAAGTAAGATCTCTTGCTATTGTCACGCTTGGGGATCTTTCATCAGTCTAAGCTATCGATCCTATCTACTGTATTGTGATTTTGCTATTCTTAAATCAGTCTCAGCTGTCTTTCTTAATTACACAGTTTCTGATCAATGCCTACCTTAAGTTAATAATTACCTATAGGTCACAAGAAGATAACGTTTTATTGAGTTTTGCATGGGATTGCAAGTcagcataaaacaacattaattaaTACTGAGCACATCGGGTGTGTTAGCTGTGGTAATTCTTAGCAGCCATAACTGCAGCTAATGGTTGGTTGTAGTAATGACTACAGAAGCCCTGagaggtgagaaaaaaagaaaatattatggTGATCGATGCTCTAAGTCTGATCTAAATTGTGTTCTCCCTTGTGTTTATGGCTGAAGAACAGGTGAAAAAAAGGAGGTTTTACCAGGATAATCTTTCTAAgtgcccccctccctcccccccatCTGTGAAAGGGGGATAAACGTTTTGCCAGGTTCATTTTTCTAAGTTGCTTTTTCTCCATCAGTGAGAAaaggtgggaaaaaaattgtCAGGACCATTTTTCATAATCaggtctgatttttttctcaactgTGTGCAAGTCTTATTCTGCCCTCTTTGAAAACAATACAGCATCGTTCACAGTCACAGCTGCTGTTACTtaagtattttattcattaaataaacagCTTATTATCTTACATGGCCTCACCAACGTGGCTTACACCTCTAGGGTGGACCTGTTGGACCCACAAGTCAAATGTTGGACTCCCCTCTCgaatattaaacaaacaaataacagcCAACTGGACTCGAGGGTGATTTAGATTAGATTTAGGTTTGATAAGTGGGGTCCGGGGACCCCCAGAGTGTTCCGTGAGGGGGTTCAAGGGGGTAGTTCAATTTGACTAATAATCTATTCACTAGAAGTTAGTATAATGTATAAGAATGACTACTCTAATCAGAGGTTTCACTCTCTCCATGGTTATCTTATCACTTATTACACCATCATTATAGACAAAGACAGTCTATTAAATATATAACCTCTATCTTCTCAGATAGGGGTCCCTGCGacaaaaatcttatcaaatgtaGGTCCACAGCTTGTTACATATTAATTTGGGGGTTCATTGAtattaaaaggtttaaaaaccAATTGTCCATGTTCCAAATGTTCAACTGTCAACTGAAGGACTGATTAAGAATAAGTATCATACTACAGCTGCAATGTTCAGTAAAACAGCATCCTATACTAtatgataaatgaataataaccacattaattaaaattacCCAAATCAAAATGTATCCAAGGTGCTTATTCAGGTGTGTATAGCTAtcattaaatgtacaaaatcatCCTATTCCcttagcaagtgtccaaatgtCCCATTCATGagaggttttgtttgtttatttgtttaaatcttCATTGGTAAAACATCTGTCATAACAGGTGAAATGTCCCCATTACCATGACTAAGCAAACTAACAGTCAACACACTTCAGCTCTcaactacaacaacaaacacttgACAATGATCCTGAATCACTTGATCCTGACTAAAAAACACCTGCCACACAATGGGAGATTATCCTTACATAATCTTCTCTCACCTGTTCTTAAGTCTCAGACACACGAGAGAAAACAACTTAGATCAGACTCAGAAAATGGATCACcagaatgtattttttccccgCTTGCCTCTCAGGGCCACGGCAgatgacagacaaaaaaacaggaaaatataaTTTCACTGTCAGCTTGAGACTGGGGGAAAGTAACATTACAAAAGACAAGGCTTAAAGGCATAAAGACGCCTGGTCATGTTTTGAAGCAGTAACTGTCAGCTTGATCTAAATCACAAGGCCATCACAGAATAATTTGTCTGCTTGTGGacaggtttcttttttattacatgaaataaacatgacatcacatgataTTTCTTGACAAACCGTAACACTTGTGCAGGGGGACATCAGAGTAATAACTTGTGTCTGAATACCAAACAAGGAACGGCTTACTGTCTTGTTCATTCACtcggaaagaaaaaacatttataaacacttctaaaatgtaaaaaaactgtGGTGAAATCGACTCTATGAGTAAAGTCTGTGAGAGTTCAGGCGTCCTGACTGCCAAAGGCGACTGAAACAAGAAGCAAGttgaaattaaactttttgGAGGGGCTGTGTAACACTAACTAACAGAGCTCATGCTTTTCTGAATGAAATATGTAATACAATGAAATAGCCTTTGAAGTCTTTGTAATTTTGCTTACGCTGACAAAGCCAATAAGTCATGTGGATGAAATATGGCTTTGGCTATAAAAAGGAATCCCAACCCATGCTGTTACC
This genomic interval carries:
- the lingo1b gene encoding leucine-rich repeat and immunoglobulin-like domain-containing nogo receptor-interacting protein 1-B, giving the protein MSPQVSSRMVSGEAGGHSYLVACWQPILILMLGTVLSGSTTGCPSRCDCNAQERSVVCHRRRLATLPEGIPTETKLLDLSKNRLKTLGTEEFINYPQLEELQLNENIISSIEPGAFSNLLNLRTLGLRNNQLKLIQLGVFTGLTNLTQLDISENKIVILLDYMFQELYNLRALEVGDNDLVFISPRSFHGLSNLESLNIEGCNLASVPTDALSHLHNLLSLRLRYLNVTVIRDYSFKRLYRLRVLEISHMPALDTMTQNCLFGLNLTSLSITNCNLTVIPYRAISHLRYLRFLNLSFNPIHTVEGNQLHNLQKLQAFHLAGGRLAAIEPYSFRGLNHLRILNVSSNSLSTLEESVFHSVGNLETLALYDNPLACDCRLLWVFRRRWRLNFNRQQPICASPEVVQGKEFKDFPDILPSNYFNCQKSKIVNNKVQESHVDEGTTVHFACQAEGDPVPVIMWLSPKKEYITTKTVGSRLSVSNEGTLEVRYAQIQDNGSYWCIASNAAGNDTKAAHLFVHSYSPNWPHQPNKTFAFISNQPSDEGANVTRATVPFPFDVKTLIIATTMGFISFLGVVLFCLVILFLWSRGKDSAKSSIEVEYVPRKEETEEPSPNEAPVQFNMKIM